A stretch of DNA from Oncorhynchus keta strain PuntledgeMale-10-30-2019 chromosome 17, Oket_V2, whole genome shotgun sequence:
CACTGGAGGGAGTCACACTCCTCTGGCTGTGAGGGGACGCTGctatacagagagatacacagttatacacagttacacacagtcatatacacacacacacacacacgcgcacaaagACAAAGGTCGGTGGTCAGGGGTTGCGGAATCCCAGCTATGCCTCAGATATGGGGCTTAAAGTGGGGGTGTGACCACTGTGACAAACAGGCTCCTTTAGTTCCGGGATCACTTTACGCACACTCTCCTTAACAGAGGCCCCTCTCCTTCACACACAGGCCTTGTTAGCGCAGTAGGCagcgcgtcagtctcataatctgaatgTAAATAATAGGAAATGTAACATCTATCCTTAACACTGCCTGAGCAAACCCAGTCAAAACTCCAAACTTAGCTTTGAACATAAACTATGTCTGTGTAACCTAATGTAGCTGgcgtaaaataaaataaaaactgtcGGGAGAGGGCCTCTGCTGCACTATTCAACCAATCCAGAAAAGTCTGTGGAGGAGTTATGAGGCCATATCACATTGTTAATGTCCAAAAGCGGAAGTTGTGTCACAAGTGGAAGCTGTGTTGTTGCGACCCCGCTGAAGGtgatgagtgtgtggtgtgttgtcaCCCACCTGGCGATCCCTTGGCGAGCATCCCCACCCTGTTGCCTCGTCCGTGTCCCAGAGTGCCTTGCAACGAGCCGCTGTCTGACGCATTGGAGCCACAgtgactcctctcctttagacTGCCCGATGAGCGCTGGTACCAACACCTCAGCTCGTCCGACACCACcgccctcccccctcctcccccctctcgccCCAGTGAGGGAGTCCGTACAATCTGGGAGCGGGACGGGGTGAGTCTgccactcccctctcccccctcctcacccccccagGTCTCCTTGTAGAGACCCCCGGCTGTGTAGGAGCTGGAGGTTTTGAACTGGGCCTTGACGCTGTAGTGGCCCTCCTGGTCACTCTCCAGGCTGCGCACCACCACCGGGTTGGGGCTTCCCTCTACGTACAGGGGGTACTCTTTAATCCGGTACTGGGACGAGGGCTGGCTCTGGCTGTGGAGGTACACCCCGTGCTGCCCTGACCCAGTCCCTGCTCCCCCCGTACCACTGCCCCCTGAACCGTTCTTGGCTGCCAGGTTGGGCATGGAGCCAGAGTTAGAGGAACCAAGGTGACCtgcagacctggagagagagaggatatacaCATTAAACATAGAACATGTCACAGAGATCTCCCAAAAGGATTGATGAACAAGTCCAAAGTAAATCCCTGGACACACCCAGCTCTGCTGTACTAACctgtgcctctgcctctgcctctgcctggcTTTGGAGGGGGAGTCCTCTCCCAGGGTGGAGTAGTTAGGGTTTGAGCCTGGCGCTCCCCCAGGGTAGTAGTGTTCTGAGCTGCTCTGGGAGGTACAGGACGAACAGTCATCCAGCGGGTCCGAGCCGTTGGAGCTGCGTGTCCCTGGGGCCAAGAAGAAGTCTGGGCTGCCCAGGGCTCCCagggtgtctgtgtgagtgtgtgtgtcggggTCGGAGGCCAGCAGCTTGCCCTGAGATTCCAGGCTGGAGCTGCGGTTCCTAAAGTGCTGAACCAGACTTTGCAGACGGGTGGGACTGATGTCCACAGACCTGgtgaaaggagggagagatggagggcgggagatagagagagagattttacaGTATAGTTGTGGCTTTGACCTAGTGAGGTGACCGTAGTGTGGCGGTTGTCTGAAGGTTATTCCAAAGTTATCTGGTGGTTACCTGGTGGAGTGTACATATTGAGGGGTCCTGGTCCTCAGGTCAGGGGTAGAGGGCATGCTGGACTGGGCGCTCCAGTGAGGAAGGCTCCTGATGGGGCTACTCTGCAGAGAGTTACTGCCTCCTGCCTCCCCACAAGTACCAGAGCTGGGGAACCGCCTGtgactggcagggagagagagagcacttagAAAACCTTAACATTACTATTGCTATTTTCTAATCATTCTACTATCGTTAAACCAACTATCACATGCCCCATGACCCCAGTATAGAGCTATCGTCATGGCAACAGAGTTGACCTCTCACCTGGAGTGTGAGGAGCGTTTTTTTACCCTCTCGTAGGGTTCGTCCAGCGAGGACTCACTCCACATCTTGGGTTTGATGGGGGACTTGTCGTATTCGGAGCGAGAGTAGTGCAGGTGCCTAAGGCCTTCTagggactggggaggagggggcCGGCTGTGGGAGGGAGGCCGGGGAGGGAGGCCCTTTTGTGGAGATGCTGTCGGAGAGAAGGTGGGGGTCCCTGTCACCGGGGGGTCATctgaagagacagagaaagaggaaaggagggattGGTTAGATTGAACACTGATTAGACCCCATTAGAAGGTTGATGATGACACCTTTAGATTTATTCCACTGTGaggttcacagagagagagagaggtacacatcCCGTAGTCTAGGACCAGAGTGtccggcagagagagagagagagagagagagagagagagagagagagagagagagagagagagagagagagagagagagagagagagagagagagagagagagagagagagagagagagagagagagagagagagagagagagagagagagagagagagagagtgaggtaaacATCCCGTAGTCTAGGACCAGAGTGtccggcagagagagagagagagaaagagggagagagagagagagagagagagagagagagaggtagacataccgtgagctagagagagagagagagagagagagagagagagagagagagaggtaaacataCCGTCGTCTAGGACCAGAGTGtccggcagagagagagagagagagaaagagggagagagagagagagagagagagagagagagagagagagagtgaggtaaacATCCCGTAGTCTAGGAACAGAGTGtccggcagagagagagagagaaagagggagagagagagagagagagagagagagagagagagagagagagagagagagagagagagagagagagagggtaaacaTCCCGTCGTCTAGGACCAGAGTgtccgacagagagagagagagagagagagaggtaaacataCCGTCGTCTAGGACCAGAGTGtccggcagagagagagagagagagagagagagagagagagagagagagagagagagagagagagagagagagagagagagagtaaggtaaCCATCCCGTAGTCTAGGACCAGAGTGtccggcagagagagagagagagaaagagagagagagagagagagagagagagagagacagagagagacagagagagacagagagagagacagagagagagacagagagagagacagagagagagacagagagagagagagagagagagagagagagagagagagagagagagagagagagagagagagagagagagagagagagagagagacagagagagagacagagagagagagagagagagagagagagagagagagagagagagacagagagagagagagagagagagagagagagagagagagagagagagagagagagagagagagagagagagagagagagagagagagagagagagagagagagagagagaggtaaacataCCATCGTCTAGGACCAGAGTGtccggcagagagagagagagaaaagagggagagagagagagcgggagggatagagagacagagagagagagaggtaaacataCCATCGTCTAGGACCAGAGTGtccggcagagagagagagagagagagagagagagagagaaagagagagagagagaaagaaagagagagagagagagagacagagagagagagagagagagagagagacagagtgagcgagagacagagagagagagagacagagagacagagagacagagagacagagagacagagagggagagagagagagagacagagagacagagagacagagagagagagagagagagagagagagagagagagagagagagagagagagagagagagagagagacagagagagagagagagagacagagagacagagagagagagagagagagagagagagagagagagagagacagagagacagagagagagagagagagagagagagagagagagagagagagagagagagagagagcgagagagagagagagagagagagagagagagagagagagacagagagagagagagagagacagagagagagagagagagagagagagagagagagagagagagagagagagagagagagagagagagagagagagagagagagagagagagagagagagagagagagagagagagagagagagagagagagagagagagagagaggtaaacataCCGTCGTCTAGGACCAGAGCGTCAGACAGAGAGCTGTCCTCTGAGCCGATGTTGGCCTCTGTGGtagagaacagaggaaaacacTCTTACTATGGCATTGGTTGGGGTTAGGTAGGTGTTTAAATGAATGTTTATGAGCActtcttgctgtgtgtgtgtgactgtgtgagtgtgtttgagtgtgtgtgtatgtatggtgtATGTGAATTTTTgatgttgtgtatgtgtgcctggtCTCACCCTGTTTGTTACGCGCTGTGGTTCGTATAAGCGATTCTCTCAGCATGTGTGTAGTCTCACCCTCTATGATAAGCGAAGCGCGTTGCGTGGGTTTCTTCCCAGAGCGGACACGGTGTTCGTTGATGGCGTTCTCTATCTCCTGGAGTTTCCTCAGTGCGTTCAGGTACGACGTCTTCCTCTGTTTCCTCAGCTTCTTACTGCTCACGTGCGGATCGCCGGCCAACCGCCTCGCAGCCTCCGTGATCTGTGATTGGATGGCAAACTCCCTCTCTAGACGCTCTAGTTCTTCCTcctggtgagagggagagagagagagatgcaagggTTAGGAATTGtgacacacgtgtacacacaaacacataactGTGTGCACaaagagaaacaaacacacacaggctatGACACACTCAGACATGAGTAACTCCCGTCCACGTCCACCAGTAGTAACCTAAAGTATGTTCCCAGGCCTGGAAAAACACAATGAGGAAATCATCTATCTTCCTTCCTCCCCCTTTCTTTTCGAGTCCTGTCTCATCTCCATTGAGAACCCCTAAAACACCCCCAGCTCAGAACCCCCTCCCCCTACTCCCTCTTAACCCTCAgcacagaacccccccccccccactcccccttAACCCTCACCACAGAAAAACAGAACAGTAGGCCTGTTTCACACATGCACGCAGGCACTCGCACACACTTCCCTTAGGAGAGAGAGTAGTGATGTATTGGGTTAGGTCAACATCTCCCAAGACTACCTAGTGAGAGGAATCCCTCTCACTAACAATCTCTACATCCCAGaatgtcctctgtgtgtgtgtgtgtgtgtgtgtgtgtgtgtgtgtgtgtgtgtgtgttctgaggtAACAAGGATTGACTAGTGTACAATCTGAGACATCTTTCTGCTTGCCTGGCGGTTTCCTAATACTTTACCACTGGATCAGTTTCAATGCATACAatccaagacacacacacacacacatgtacgctcgcttgcacacactttctttctctcccactaTAACCACTTCCTGTGGTAAGGAACAGACAGGCTATTTTTAGTCAGCCCTGTAGCAGTGGAAAATATATTACGGCACAAATAGAAGaacagggagaaagagggatTGAGGATGACTTCAAACCAGATCTAAGACGTTCCAGACTGCTGGTTTAGTCACTGCCCCAGTTACTCTTCTGCTTCAACCAATCATCTAGGATCAGTTCTCCATCCCCAAGTCTTAACCATATCTATTACATCACTCCAGGTTCATGAGGAAGTGTATCTATACTGGGAGACAAATACAACTCCTCCCATTTACTTGAACTGAATGGAACCACTGGAAACAGTTGGCTCTCATGTGGATTTACAAAAGTACCAGTTTGAGTGTATTCTCTGACCTCTCTTTTCGGCTTGATCTTGTGTTCGTCCAGTTTGAAGGCGGGGCCAATCTTCCTCCTGACTGTCGGAGGCTCCTCCCCTGGATCTAATGGATACTCCTTAGGAAGCTTCCCTGTCAactcctagagagagagggacagaaatacATTATATTGATCATTAAtcattgatgtgtgtgtgtgagtgtacatgtagtgtatgtttgtgtttgtgtgtgtgttcgtgcatgtgtgtgtcttaccGCCTCTCTGATACAGATGTCCTTGAGTTCCTCTAGTCTCTGTTTGAGTGTCTCTTCCAGAGCCTCCTGCCTGGCCCTCAGTGCTGCCAGCATGTCTTTCTTAGCTGTCTGAGAACTGTCCGACTCCTGGGAACCTTCACACACAGATCAGAGATGccgtcagaacacacacacaaatacggaCCAGAGCGTAGAACACTGTCAGAAACAAGCTTACTGTAACGTTACTGTGTggagcacacatatacatacacccaAATACAGCACTGACAACACTGGAGCCCAACACAATGGCATTGTCTGACCCAGAcctccagagagacagagagaaacaaggagaggGTGAAGGACGGGGGAGGGGGGCGAAGGCACTTGCCGACAGCTCAGGATGTTTACCGGGAAGTGAGTGGAACGCTTCGATAAGGAGGTCTAagactgtgtgtggtggggagagtgtgtgcatgtgtatgtgtgagtgggaTGGGGAAGCCGAGGACACAGTCTGTGACGCACAGTCTCCAACCTTGCAGGCACAACATCGTGCCagcctctcccacacacacacacacacacacacacacacacacacacacacacacacacacacacacacacacacacacacacacacacacacacacacacacacacacacacacacacacacacacacacacacacacacacacacacaccctgtgacCAAACACCATTAAGGATGACATACTGGAGTAAACACTATTTTACAATAATGATAAACAGCTATACTAATCGTTGTATGAACTATGTTAGAGCAGAGGCGTGTCATCAGATGGAAGACTACAGATGCTACTGTACCTGTAGACTTctagtcattgcgctaatgctagtaaGGATTGGCTTGAGAATCTACTtccaacttccttcatactgcatGTAGAGACATTAACATGGTATCCACGAGTTTATCTGACTATGGGGAAGTAGAAAAACGTCAGAAGTGCCAGTATCACGCAGTATCCCCTTACagtttttttcgattgctaaacgacagtgggcacaactggagtcacgtgtgcaaaactctaactacagtctgcactaccaacagtcacctgagctaaacagttcacatcacctgcaaaactcattccaagcaacacaactcttaacacatggctcaaaacacgctcagtgcagccaaacactatgcacaaccctcactgagataacacacactgtcactcagaacacactgagagtaaaaacacgagcatcaaacaccaatacagaaaatacaaacttttcatctttacagtttgaacaatttcagtgacttcatacaaagtaatattttcttcaaagaaaagagtgacattctttcacatgatttattacatttttttagaACATAACAAGTCTTTAAGGTAAATTAAAATTAGCAGTTTGCTTCAATAGTCTGTAGTAATTTACGGAATTACAGTAATGAGAAAAAAAGGTAGAAACTAAAAGTACATACTGTAATTCGAACAAATAATTGAGGGGCTAATCCTGCCTCTCTCTAGCATCAGGCCACAGGTTTTCTTCAACATCACATCTAATGTTTTCTCTTGCCATGCACTTGGGGAAGAACCTTCTGGAGTGCCTTATCCATCCCTGGCAGTCCTCTGGACTCGTGTCCTCACATCCGGCACGCATGGCTTCCAAAAGAGACATTTGGTCATGTGGGTGGTGACCAAACACTTTCCACCTCCAGgcagagaaaaactcctctattgggttgaggaagggtgaatatgcaggcaggtacaaaaccataaatctgtgatgtgctgcaaaccaatctgtgacagctgcagagtggtgaaaagcaacgttatcgcaaactatgacaaaaactagggggtttcttactggctccccctgttctgctggcactagctgagcatagagctgttctaggaaaGCTATAAGCCTTTCTGTGTTGTATGGGCCAATAATTGGTGTGTTGAGAAGCAAACCATCATTGGCCattgcagcacacatggtgatatttccccccctttggcctggaacctccacagtggccctttgacctataacattccttcctctgcgccgtgttttggcaaggttaaatccagcttcatcgataaatacaaatgaatgtggtctttccagtgcttccacgtccattactctctgaaaaacagtgtacagttttactgtagaaatgctagtgttttttttttactgtaaatattttgtatagctgtgtacgtaacctcagacgtcttacctggacatattggtatcttttgctcttttacccgttcactgtttctctcgaacggtacagtgtataactgtttcattgtaacttggtgtttctttaggactcgagcaatagttgttgtgctgacagaatgaacattttcaaatatatcattatcagccagcactctatcttgaatctcccgcagttttattgcattgttgacaacaaccatgtcaacaatagcattttcctgcgcatctgaaaatatttttcctcttccccctcttggGGGCAGCCTTTtggtcctgttgtaaaaatatattttacagtcaaatttactgtaatatatatctgtgtaaatattctataattgcaatacaaaatagattcctgtaatgttttcatttactgtaaggatgtaactctcacctctttgcatgatggaaaattcgcattacagatgccactgtggatctttgcagattgggttgcatcctcaaccctgcctctctcaatgagagaccatggttcacgacatggtctataagtgtagcccttatttcatctgaaataacagctctttgtcttctttgtcttcctccacgcatccaacctctccctgccacccttctccctccacggacccatcttccttgttccatttccaaaatgagtctttctgagctctacctatatatactgtaatatgtgtgtgtgtgttcactaacaagtctaaaacaagacacctgcttagcctttcagctgaaattgcaatcagcagtgtttgaaaggcacaaggctgaaatctattccgttttgaatgtgtggttcacagttttgacagcagtgtgttagcatttgaacaaagtgctgtaaatccacagtgttgtgcaggttgtgggataagtgtgtagagttttgaaaactgtgttcaagcaatgaaaaaccaactagagtttggtccacgtgaactgctgctgtgcagactgtagttagagtttggcacatgtgactccaagttgtgtccactgtcgtttagcaatcgaaaaaaactGTAACACACACGCACTTgcctgaggagagagagtagtgatGTATTGAGTTGGGTCAATATCTCCCAAGACTATCTAAGCCTGGAGGAATCAATCCCTCTCACTAACAATCTCTACATCCCACTGCCAGAataacctctgtgtgtgtgtgagtgtgttctgAGGTAACAAGGATTGACTAGTGGTACAATCTGAGACATCTTTCTGCTTGCCTGGCGGTTTCCTAATACTTTACCACTGGATCAGTTTCAATGCATACAatccaagacacacacacacacacgcatgtgtgCACAAAAACACATGTGCGCTCGCTTGGAGACGAGGGTGAGAGCGAGAACAGACTGTGTGAGTAGGAATATGTAAGTGACTGAGTGTGTTtatgagattgtgtgtgtgtgtttttttatgtatatattttttatttcacctttatttaaccaggtaggctagttgagaacaagttgtcatttgcaactgtgacctggccaagaaaaagcgtagcaattcgacacatacaaaaacagagagttacacatggaataaacaaaacatacagtcaataatacagtagaacaaaagaaaacaaaaagtctatatacagtgagtgcaaatgaggtaagttaaggaaataaataggccatggtggcgaagtaattacaatatagcaattaaacactggaatggtagatcggcagaagatgaatttGCAGGTAGAgacactggggtgcaaaggagcaaaataaataaatacataaataccagcatggggatgaggtaggtagatgggctgtttacagatgggctatgtacaggtgcagtgatctgtaagctgctctgtgatagactgcatccagtttgttgagtagagtgctggaggctattttatagatgacatcaccgacgtcgaggatcggtaggatggtcagttttacgagggtatgtttggcagcatgagtgaaggatgctttgttgcgatataggaagccgattctagatttaattttggattggagatgcttaatgtgagtctggaaggagagtttacagtctaaccagacacccaggtctttgtagttgtccacgtattctaagtcagagccgttcagagtagtgatgctggacgggcaagcaggtgcgggcagtgatcgattgaaaagcatgcattatgctctacttgcgtttaagagcatttggaggccatggaaggagagttgtatggcgttgaagctcgtctggaggttagttaacacagtgtccaaggatgggccagaagtatacagaatggtgtcgtctgcgtagaggtggatcagagaatcaccagcagcaagagcaacatcattgatgtatacagaaaagagagtcgacccaagaattgaaccctgtggcacacccatagaggctgtcagaggtccggacaacaggccctccgatttgacacactgaactctatcagagaagtagttggtaaaccaggcgaggcaatcatttgagaaaccaaggctgtcgagtctgccaataagaatgttgtgattgacagagtcgaaagccttggccaggtcgatgaatacggctgcacagtaaagtcccttatcgatggcggttatgatgtcgtttagaaccttgagcgtggctgaggtgcacccatgaccagctctgaaaccagattgcatagtggagaaggtacggtgggattcgaaatggtcagtaatctgtttgttgacttggctttcgaagaccttagaaagacagggtaggatagatatcggtctgtagcagtttgggtctagagtgtcaccccctttgaagagggggatgaccgtggcagctttccaatcattggggatctcagacgatacgaaagagaggttgaacaggctagtaataggggttgcaacaatttcggcagatcattttagaaagagaaggtccagattctctagcccggctgatttgtaggggtccagattttgcagctctttcagaacatcagctatctgggtttggttaaaggagaaatggtgggggctttggcgggttgctgtggagggtgccgggcagttgaccggggtaggggtagccatgtggaaagcatggccagccgtagagaaatgcttattgaaattctcaattatagtggatttatcggtggtgacagtgtttcctagcctcagagcagtgggcagctgggaggaggtgctcttattctccatggacttaacagtgtcccagaacttttttgagttagtactacaggatgcaaatttctgtttgaaaaagcttgccttagcttttctaactgcccgtgtatatttgttcctaacttccctgaaaatgtCATATcccaggggctattcgatgctaatgcagaacaccaccggatgtttttgtgctggtcaagggcagtcaggtctggagtgaaccaaggactatatctattcctagttctacattttttgagaggggcatgcttatttaagatggtgaggaaggcactttaaaaaaatagccaggcatcatctactgacgggatgaggttaatgtcattccaggataccccggccaggtcgattagaaaggcctgctcgcagaagtgtttcagggagcgtttgaggggtggtcgtttggtcgcaga
This window harbors:
- the LOC118396254 gene encoding FERM domain-containing protein 4A-like isoform X9, whose protein sequence is MEVVLLHLEDVVFTRQSLLWTFTSSALRHLRALHLTHTHRCVPRPLYQMTEGRRCQVHLLDDRKLELLVQPKLMAKDLLDLVASHFNLKEKEYFGISYTDETGHFSWLQLDRRVLEHEFPKKSGPIVLYFCVRFYIESISYLKDNATIELFFLNAKSCIYKELIEVDSEVVFELASYILQEAKGDFTSNDVTRSDLKKLPALPTQALKEHPSLAYCEDRVIEHYKKLNGQSRGQAIVNYMSIVESLPTYGVHYYTVKDKQGIPWWLGLSYKGIFQYDYQDKVKPRKVFQWRQLENLYFREKKFSVEVHDPRSRASVTRRTFGHSGIAVHTWYACPALIKSIWAMAISQHQFYLDRKQSKSKIHAARSLSEIAIDLTETGTLKTSKLANMGSKGKIISGSSGSLLSSGSQESDSSQTAKKDMLAALRARQEALEETLKQRLEELKDICIREAELTGKLPKEYPLDPGEEPPTVRRKIGPAFKLDEHKIKPKREEEELERLEREFAIQSQITEAARRLAGDPHVSSKKLRKQRKTSYLNALRKLQEIENAINEHRVRSGKKPTQRASLIIEEANIGSEDSSLSDALVLDDDDPPVTGTPTFSPTASPQKGLPPRPPSHSRPPPPQSLEGLRHLHYSRSEYDKSPIKPKMWSESSLDEPYERVKKRSSHSSHRRFPSSGTCGEAGGSNSLQSSPIRSLPHWSAQSSMPSTPDLRTRTPQYVHSTRSVDISPTRLQSLVQHFRNRSSSLESQGKLLASDPDTHTHTDTLGALGSPDFFLAPGTRSSNGSDPLDDCSSCTSQSSSEHYYPGGAPGSNPNYSTLGEDSPSKARQRQRQRHRSAGHLGSSNSGSMPNLAAKNGSGGSGTGGAGTGSGQHGVYLHSQSQPSSQYRIKEYPLYVEGSPNPVVVRSLESDQEGHYSVKAQFKTSSSYTAGGLYKETWGGEEGGEGSGRLTPSRSQIVRTPSLGREGGGGGRAVVSDELRCWYQRSSGSLKERSHCGSNASDSGSLQGTLGHGRGNRVGMLAKGSPAASPHSQRSVTPSSEQAATPIPPSSPQHILNWQSGSFNDSCFLSSPLCSELTDVQWYGHDKAKPGTLV
- the LOC118396254 gene encoding FERM domain-containing protein 4A-like isoform X2 encodes the protein MEVVLLHLEDVVFTRQSLLWTFTSSALRHLRALHLTHTHRCVPRPLYQMTEGRRCQVHLLDDRKLELLVQPKLMAKDLLDLVASHFNLKEKEYFGISYTDETGHFSWLQLDRRVLEHEFPKKSGPIVLYFCVRFYIESISYLKDNATIELFFLNAKSCIYKELIEVDSEVVFELASYILQEAKGDFTSNDVTRSDLKKLPALPTQALKEHPSLAYCEDRVIEHYKKLNGQSRGQAIVNYMSIVESLPTYGVHYYTVKDKQGIPWWLGLSYKGIFQYDYQDKVKPRKVFQWRQLENLYFREKKFSVEVHDPRRASVTRRTFGHSGIAVHTWYACPALIKSIWAMAISQHQFYLDRKQSKSKIHAARSLSEIAIDLTETGTLKTSKLANMGSKGKIISGSSGSLLSSGSQESDSSQTAKKDMLAALRARQEALEETLKQRLEELKDICIREAELTGKLPKEYPLDPGEEPPTVRRKIGPAFKLDEHKIKPKREEEELERLEREFAIQSQITEAARRLAGDPHVSSKKLRKQRKTSYLNALRKLQEIENAINEHRVRSGKKPTQRASLIIEGETTHMLRESLIRTTARNKQEANIGSEDSSLSDALVLDDDDPPVTGTPTFSPTASPQKGLPPRPPSHSRPPPPQSLEGLRHLHYSRSEYDKSPIKPKMWSESSLDEPYERVKKRSSHSSHRRFPSSGTCGEAGGSNSLQSSPIRSLPHWSAQSSMPSTPDLRTRTPQYVHSTRSVDISPTRLQSLVQHFRNRSSSLESQGKLLASDPDTHTHTDTLGALGSPDFFLAPGTRSSNGSDPLDDCSSCTSQSSSEHYYPGGAPGSNPNYSTLGEDSPSKARQRQRQRHRSAGHLGSSNSGSMPNLAAKNGSGGSGTGGAGTGSGQHGVYLHSQSQPSSQYRIKEYPLYVEGSPNPVVVRSLESDQEGHYSVKAQFKTSSSYTAGGLYKETWGGEEGGEGSGRLTPSRSQIVRTPSLGREGGGGGRAVVSDELRCWYQRSSGSLKERSHCGSNASDSGSLQGTLGHGRGNRVGMLAKGSPAASPHSQRSVTPSSEQAATPIPPSSPQHILNWQSGSFNDSCFLSSPLCSELTDVQWYGHDKAKPGTLV